In one window of Flavobacterium ginsengisoli DNA:
- a CDS encoding polysaccharide deacetylase family protein, with protein sequence MTKSVLFLLFLTLLSCEGKKTQPESKPAYKAGVILSFDDAYVDEWSEADQVLRKYSWKATFNVCRIDSIGAPEIKTLLEMQKYGHEIAGHGYHHYNAVKFTKKYSVKEYLKQEIDPMIVSMKKKGFNVTSFAYPYGERSDSLDQALSPLFKIIRGRAFGGEAPEKQDSYFNNSKIVFAFDIDNSHIHFSIPYVLELLDYAKRNNKILLLCGHKPVKEITENYQVKIETLEFICKYMKLNDLKFYKLSDLDNLVPPKL encoded by the coding sequence TTGACAAAATCTGTATTATTTTTACTATTCTTAACCTTACTTTCTTGCGAAGGCAAAAAAACACAACCCGAATCTAAACCAGCATATAAAGCTGGAGTAATTTTATCTTTTGATGATGCTTATGTCGACGAATGGTCTGAAGCAGATCAAGTTTTAAGAAAATATTCTTGGAAAGCCACTTTTAACGTCTGTAGAATTGATTCTATTGGAGCTCCCGAAATAAAAACACTGTTAGAGATGCAAAAATATGGTCATGAGATCGCTGGACACGGTTATCATCATTACAATGCTGTTAAGTTTACCAAAAAATATAGCGTCAAAGAATACTTAAAACAAGAAATAGATCCGATGATTGTTTCTATGAAGAAAAAGGGATTCAACGTTACATCTTTTGCTTATCCTTATGGAGAAAGATCAGATTCATTAGATCAAGCATTATCTCCTTTATTTAAAATTATTAGAGGAAGAGCATTTGGTGGTGAAGCTCCAGAAAAACAAGACAGCTATTTTAATAATTCTAAAATTGTTTTTGCTTTTGATATTGACAATAGCCACATTCATTTCAGCATTCCTTATGTATTAGAATTATTAGATTATGCCAAAAGAAACAATAAAATTCTACTTCTTTGCGGCCATAAACCTGTAAAAGAAATCACTGAAAATTATCAGGTTAAAATTGAAACTTTAGAATTCATCTGCAAATACATGAAATTGAATGATCTTAAGTTTTATAAACTTTCCGATTTAGACAATTTGGTTCCGCCGAAGCTTTAA
- a CDS encoding HAMP domain-containing sensor histidine kinase, translated as MNLKSKLARNSTLLFAFILGLVLIGSFLLFKSHRKDLYYEKLEDNALITAFFYFEKDEIRKMDSVSYKDIETQFNKIANQSIRIYNAKTKKLYLRDDVPVVLNDRELKAISRDRILHFTIDERQFSGLYYKDNQGDFIIVVSGIDDVGIRQLEMLAIVFFTFYLAGIALNYLLGRFLAKQTFRPFADVISKVNTITTENLHSRLEMPTASGKDEIKELITTFNYLLERLENGVAIQKNFLKNASHELKTPLTFIIGDIDVSLQHPRTNEQYEEVLKSLRRDTFHLKSTLDGLLILSGLELSEPDQMEMVRIDEILWNILEKKNIEYPEVKVALNLDAVANNEDLLFVNANRHMLFIALYNIIDNAIKFSFPLQVNIVAYEEQGKLLLKIIDQGSGIEEKDLKSIFDLFFRSDRTRHIQGQGLGLFITMQILKRHNITLTVDSELEKGTVFSLQFP; from the coding sequence ATGAATCTTAAAAGTAAACTTGCCAGAAATTCGACTCTGCTGTTTGCCTTTATCTTAGGCCTTGTTCTTATTGGATCTTTTTTGCTTTTTAAAAGCCATCGAAAAGATTTGTATTATGAAAAACTCGAAGACAACGCCTTAATTACTGCTTTCTTCTATTTTGAGAAAGATGAAATTAGAAAAATGGACAGTGTCAGTTATAAAGACATTGAAACTCAATTTAATAAAATTGCGAATCAGTCTATTCGAATTTACAATGCAAAAACAAAGAAATTGTATTTACGCGATGATGTTCCTGTTGTATTAAATGATCGAGAATTAAAAGCTATTTCGCGAGACCGAATTCTGCATTTTACAATAGACGAAAGACAATTTAGCGGTTTATACTACAAAGACAATCAAGGAGATTTTATTATTGTTGTTTCTGGAATAGACGATGTTGGAATTAGGCAGTTAGAAATGCTTGCCATTGTTTTCTTTACTTTTTATCTGGCAGGAATTGCACTTAATTATCTTTTAGGAAGATTTTTGGCAAAACAAACTTTCAGGCCTTTTGCCGATGTTATTTCTAAAGTAAATACCATTACAACAGAAAATCTACATTCTAGACTTGAAATGCCAACAGCAAGCGGAAAAGACGAAATAAAGGAACTGATTACAACTTTTAATTATCTTTTAGAAAGACTGGAAAATGGCGTTGCAATACAGAAAAACTTTCTTAAGAATGCTTCTCACGAATTAAAAACTCCGCTTACTTTTATTATAGGAGATATCGATGTTTCTTTACAGCATCCGAGAACCAATGAGCAATATGAAGAAGTTTTAAAATCACTTCGAAGAGATACTTTTCACTTAAAGTCAACATTAGATGGTTTGCTTATTTTATCTGGATTAGAACTTTCAGAGCCTGACCAGATGGAAATGGTTAGAATAGATGAAATTTTATGGAATATACTCGAAAAGAAAAATATCGAATATCCTGAAGTAAAAGTTGCACTTAATTTGGATGCCGTTGCCAATAATGAAGATTTATTATTTGTAAATGCCAACCGACACATGCTTTTTATTGCTCTGTATAATATTATAGACAATGCAATTAAGTTTTCTTTTCCTTTACAGGTTAATATCGTAGCTTATGAAGAGCAAGGAAAACTGCTTCTAAAAATAATAGATCAAGGTTCTGGAATTGAAGAAAAAGACCTCAAATCTATTTTCGATTTATTCTTCAGAAGCGATCGCACCAGACACATTCAAGGACAAGGATTAGGACTCTTTATTACGATGCAAATACTAAAACGCCATAACATCACTTTAACTGTCGATTCTGAACTTGAAAAAGGCACTGTTTTCTCTCTCCAATTTCCGTAG
- a CDS encoding 4'-phosphopantetheinyl transferase superfamily protein → MIGNDIIDLAQSRIESNWQRKGFIEKLFTADEQLLIKNYAEPEIMVWLLWSMKEAAYKIYNRHTKIREFSPKKLSCSLDSLTSKNASGRVICDKRIYHTKTILSLENIHTIAVDNKKNINNVIEVQNQEIVKDENGIPYLKILNSLQDISISHHGRFQKWVTIRQ, encoded by the coding sequence ATGATTGGCAACGATATTATAGATCTCGCGCAGTCACGTATAGAAAGCAATTGGCAACGGAAAGGCTTTATAGAAAAGCTTTTTACGGCTGATGAACAATTGCTCATAAAAAATTATGCTGAACCAGAAATCATGGTTTGGCTTTTATGGAGTATGAAAGAGGCTGCGTACAAAATCTATAATCGCCATACCAAAATACGTGAATTCAGCCCGAAAAAGCTTTCTTGTTCATTAGACTCTTTGACTTCAAAAAATGCATCAGGAAGAGTAATTTGTGATAAAAGAATTTATCACACAAAAACAATTTTATCTTTAGAAAACATTCATACTATTGCTGTAGATAATAAGAAAAATATCAATAATGTGATTGAAGTTCAGAACCAAGAAATTGTAAAAGATGAAAATGGAATTCCGTATTTAAAAATTTTAAATTCACTTCAGGATATTTCAATCAGTCATCACGGAAGATTTCAGAAATGGGTAACTATTCGCCAATAA
- a CDS encoding AcvB/VirJ family lysyl-phosphatidylglycerol hydrolase, whose amino-acid sequence MQTSLDTINVGSFGKVTIYKPKATPNAVVLFISGDGGWNSGVVDMAKNIVDQGALVAGIDIQHYFKNIKKEKSKCYYPAGDFEELSLILQKKLKLKQYFKPILVGYSSGATLVYGMLAQAPANTFSGAIALGFCPDIETDRTLCDGSGLTSHVLKEGKAFYLEKTEKLTAPFIVLQGTTDQVCNYADTKKYMDGLKQGKLITLQKVGHGFSVTKNWLPQFIDAYKEILNTPNYARQKSEQNSLLKEQHLEPLPFEMPLTLIPTKSKDENLPIAFVISGDGGWTSFDQSVGEALAERGIAVVGLDAQKYFWNAKTPSETSIAISKAVEHYLSAME is encoded by the coding sequence TTGCAGACAAGCTTGGACACTATAAATGTAGGTTCATTTGGAAAAGTAACGATATATAAACCCAAAGCGACACCAAATGCAGTTGTACTGTTTATTTCTGGTGACGGAGGCTGGAATAGTGGAGTAGTAGATATGGCCAAAAATATTGTAGATCAAGGAGCTTTGGTGGCTGGTATTGATATTCAGCATTATTTTAAAAACATTAAAAAAGAAAAATCAAAATGTTATTATCCAGCAGGCGATTTTGAAGAATTGAGTTTGATTTTGCAAAAGAAATTAAAGCTAAAACAATATTTTAAACCCATATTAGTAGGATATTCTTCTGGCGCTACACTCGTTTATGGAATGCTGGCTCAAGCTCCTGCCAATACTTTTAGTGGAGCTATTGCTTTAGGGTTTTGTCCTGATATTGAAACAGACAGAACTTTATGCGATGGTTCTGGACTAACTTCTCATGTTTTAAAAGAAGGAAAAGCCTTTTATCTAGAAAAAACAGAAAAACTTACAGCTCCTTTTATTGTTTTGCAAGGAACAACAGATCAGGTTTGCAATTATGCAGATACTAAAAAATACATGGACGGACTTAAACAAGGAAAATTAATTACACTTCAAAAAGTTGGACACGGATTTTCGGTTACAAAAAATTGGCTTCCTCAGTTTATAGATGCTTATAAAGAAATTCTGAATACACCCAATTATGCGAGACAAAAATCAGAGCAGAATTCGTTATTGAAAGAACAGCATTTGGAACCACTGCCTTTTGAAATGCCTTTAACATTGATTCCGACAAAAAGTAAAGATGAAAATCTTCCGATTGCTTTTGTCATTTCTGGTGATGGCGGCTGGACAAGTTTTGATCAATCTGTTGGAGAAGCGTTAGCGGAAAGAGGAATTGCAGTTGTTGGACTTGATGCTCAGAAGTATTTTTGGAATGCTAAAACGCCATCAGAAACTTCAATTGCTATATCAAAAGCAGTAGAACATTATTTGTCTGCAATGGAATAA
- a CDS encoding DUF488 domain-containing protein: MKAIQIKRVYDSKENDGTYRILIDRLWPRGIKKVDLKMDEWDKEIAPSPKLRTWFDHKKEHFTDFSKLYTEELKTKNEDVERLRAIAEKQSITLLYGAKDAEINHAVVLREFLLKKQ; the protein is encoded by the coding sequence ATGAAAGCAATACAGATTAAAAGAGTTTACGATTCTAAAGAGAATGATGGAACTTATCGCATTCTAATAGATCGTTTATGGCCGAGAGGAATAAAAAAAGTTGATCTTAAAATGGATGAATGGGATAAAGAAATTGCGCCTTCGCCAAAATTGCGAACGTGGTTCGATCATAAAAAAGAACATTTTACCGATTTTTCTAAATTATATACAGAAGAATTAAAAACGAAAAATGAAGATGTTGAGCGTTTAAGAGCAATTGCAGAGAAACAATCCATTACGTTATTGTATGGTGCAAAAGATGCCGAAATAAATCATGCTGTTGTTTTGAGAGAATTTCTTCTAAAGAAACAATGA
- a CDS encoding DUF998 domain-containing protein yields MKTAQLNWTKIMAILCIITCISDFIAVFVLGSRYAGYDQLKDTMSSLGTSISPVSNIISIWWICIGIIFIGFGIFFGKAFNDNSNAIKLGSVLIILYGWGEGIGSGLFKADRVEGRMTDSFMMHSLAGGIGVIAALLLPFILRKAIVTQRKYLFHIFSWVVFVFGLITTILFTFRFSSDQNNFISLYKGLWQRLFLLNLYVYFIALSIIMYGKENQF; encoded by the coding sequence ATGAAAACAGCACAATTAAATTGGACAAAAATAATGGCAATACTTTGTATCATTACCTGTATTTCCGATTTTATTGCCGTGTTTGTATTAGGAAGCCGATACGCTGGATATGATCAGTTAAAAGATACAATGAGTTCGCTAGGGACGAGTATTAGTCCTGTTTCTAATATAATTTCGATTTGGTGGATTTGCATTGGAATTATATTTATTGGTTTTGGAATTTTTTTTGGAAAAGCATTTAATGACAACTCTAATGCTATAAAATTAGGTTCTGTTTTAATTATCCTCTACGGTTGGGGAGAAGGTATTGGCTCTGGTTTATTTAAAGCTGATAGAGTCGAGGGAAGAATGACTGATTCTTTTATGATGCATAGTTTGGCCGGTGGCATTGGTGTTATTGCGGCATTACTGCTTCCTTTTATTTTACGTAAAGCTATTGTAACACAAAGAAAATATCTGTTTCATATTTTTTCATGGGTTGTTTTTGTTTTCGGACTTATTACAACGATACTCTTTACATTTCGTTTTTCTTCAGATCAAAATAATTTCATTTCTCTTTACAAAGGATTATGGCAAAGACTCTTTCTGCTAAATCTCTATGTATATTTTATTGCGCTTTCGATAATAATGTATGGTAAAGAAAACCAGTTTTAA
- a CDS encoding TonB-dependent receptor has product MTKLKLFFSALMLLTAGSIFAQITTSSLSAKVNDGTTAVIGAEVTLTHLPTNAVYRATTDKSGRFSFENLNAGGPYELEIKGNDTKDYSNANIYLALGENDLPTIVVGKADNNVLEEVVITSSKPSSKNNGTSINEKQVNSLPLINRGIQDVTKLVPQSSNNSFAGTNFRYNNVTIDGSINNDAIGFSPSLGGQSGTSGMPGSSTRSNSISLDAIQDIQVYIAPYDIKLGNFLGGSVNAVTRSGTNTVSGSIYSYGRSACYNWS; this is encoded by the coding sequence ATGACAAAACTAAAACTCTTTTTTTCGGCTTTAATGCTCCTTACAGCAGGAAGTATTTTTGCCCAGATTACAACTTCATCGTTGTCTGCAAAAGTCAATGATGGAACTACTGCAGTTATAGGTGCAGAAGTTACTTTAACGCATTTACCTACAAATGCAGTTTACAGAGCTACAACAGACAAATCTGGTCGTTTTAGCTTTGAAAACTTAAATGCTGGTGGCCCTTACGAATTAGAAATAAAAGGTAACGACACCAAAGATTACTCAAATGCAAATATTTATCTAGCTCTTGGCGAAAATGATTTACCAACAATAGTAGTTGGAAAAGCAGATAACAATGTATTAGAAGAAGTGGTTATTACAAGTTCTAAACCTTCTTCTAAAAACAATGGTACAAGCATTAATGAAAAACAAGTAAACTCGCTTCCTTTAATTAATAGAGGAATTCAGGATGTTACAAAACTTGTTCCTCAAAGTTCTAACAACTCTTTTGCTGGTACCAACTTTAGATACAACAACGTTACAATTGACGGTTCTATAAATAATGATGCAATCGGATTTAGCCCTTCTTTGGGTGGTCAATCTGGAACTTCTGGAATGCCAGGAAGCAGTACACGTTCAAATTCTATCAGTTTAGATGCAATTCAAGATATTCAGGTTTATATTGCTCCTTACGATATTAAATTAGGAAACTTTTTAGGAGGAAGTGTAAATGCCGTAACAAGAAGCGGAACAAATACTGTGAGCGGATCTATTTACAGTTACGGAAGAAGTGCTTGCTATAACTGGTCCTAA
- a CDS encoding lysylphosphatidylglycerol synthase domain-containing protein, with amino-acid sequence MKHENSELKEVKNVIADASIFWVLSGVILAAIYITLQALMYYASFLAVQSKISFKDAVILFLKRNFVSVFLPAGGISSLAFFTKPIEKKGVKATQIHFASIVYGFVGILSVIIVAIPALIYSFFQGTTGSGEWYAFAAVAGLSIMLYYVYVSVIKKGFIYTIIIRFFPSAEVFMEDLRNNRIIKNKFLLVVVYSTIIEFVGIGHLYVAMIALGFAPSLTAAIMGYIISVIFLIVSPFLRGLGAIEISMSFILIQFGFQNVNAIAITFLYRFFEFWIPLLAGASIVFIQCQ; translated from the coding sequence ATCAAACATGAAAATTCAGAATTAAAAGAAGTCAAAAATGTTATTGCAGATGCAAGCATTTTTTGGGTATTATCTGGTGTTATTCTAGCCGCTATTTATATCACATTGCAAGCTTTAATGTATTACGCCTCTTTTTTGGCCGTACAAAGCAAAATTTCATTTAAAGATGCCGTTATTCTCTTTCTAAAACGAAACTTTGTTAGTGTTTTCCTGCCTGCTGGCGGAATTTCTTCTTTAGCTTTTTTCACTAAACCAATCGAAAAGAAAGGTGTAAAAGCAACTCAAATTCATTTTGCATCAATTGTTTATGGTTTTGTCGGTATCCTTTCTGTTATTATAGTTGCTATTCCTGCTTTAATTTATTCTTTTTTTCAAGGCACGACAGGTTCTGGAGAATGGTATGCGTTTGCGGCAGTTGCTGGATTAAGCATTATGCTGTATTATGTTTATGTTTCGGTTATAAAAAAAGGATTTATTTATACTATTATTATTCGATTTTTTCCTTCTGCCGAGGTCTTTATGGAGGATTTAAGAAACAACAGAATCATAAAAAATAAGTTTTTGCTTGTAGTTGTTTATTCCACTATTATTGAGTTTGTCGGAATTGGGCATTTATATGTCGCCATGATCGCTTTAGGATTTGCGCCATCTTTAACCGCAGCGATAATGGGGTACATTATTTCGGTTATATTCTTGATTGTTTCGCCTTTTCTTCGTGGACTTGGAGCTATCGAAATATCAATGAGTTTTATATTGATACAATTTGGTTTTCAGAATGTTAATGCAATAGCAATTACCTTTCTCTATCGCTTCTTCGAATTCTGGATTCCGTTACTGGCTGGAGCAAGCATTGTTTTTATTCAGTGCCAATAA
- a CDS encoding AcvB/VirJ family lysyl-phosphatidylglycerol hydrolase produces MPFVAANFPENLKESLKGVYSLSPDVKADFEIHITDMLSMESSNDNYDVISEIKKIKAYNPVCFFGSEEDQETRKRFAESNIKAIEIPGSHHFNDDYAKIAESILKEMK; encoded by the coding sequence ATTCCGTTTGTTGCGGCTAATTTTCCAGAAAACTTAAAAGAAAGTTTAAAAGGAGTTTACTCGTTATCGCCAGATGTAAAAGCTGATTTTGAAATTCATATTACAGATATGTTAAGTATGGAAAGTTCAAATGATAATTATGATGTGATTTCGGAAATCAAGAAGATAAAAGCTTATAATCCGGTTTGTTTTTTCGGAAGTGAAGAAGATCAAGAAACCAGAAAACGTTTTGCAGAATCGAATATTAAAGCCATAGAAATTCCAGGCTCACATCACTTCAACGATGATTATGCAAAAATAGCAGAAAGTATTCTGAAAGAAATGAAGTAA
- a CDS encoding phosphatidylglycerol lysyltransferase domain-containing protein — MDYFKTYDDKTIFIAKNQKAFLAYRVADNFAVVLENPVAESNAEMKECIIEFDDYCYENGLRSIYYRVSEENLDVFASLQKKSLFIGQEGVVDLSLFTLEGGAKKSLRNAISKVKEKGFKTTIYSPPIKDGVLQKIKAVSDEWLDSTGRSEIIFSQGRFDWEELKQQTIITVDNAEEKVVAFLNVIPDYAENEGTYDLIRKTNDAPNGIMDFILIELFTYLKSQNCEAVNLGLAAMSGIEEANTFPEKSMKFAYERIKFFSHYKGLRDFKEKFSPIWHNKYLVYSHDYDLLQAPIVLNKVVKP, encoded by the coding sequence TTGGATTATTTTAAAACCTACGATGACAAGACCATTTTTATTGCCAAAAATCAGAAAGCTTTTTTAGCGTATCGTGTTGCCGATAATTTTGCTGTTGTATTAGAAAATCCAGTTGCAGAATCGAATGCCGAAATGAAAGAATGTATAATAGAATTTGATGATTATTGTTATGAAAACGGTCTAAGAAGCATCTACTATCGCGTGTCCGAAGAAAACTTAGATGTGTTTGCTTCACTGCAAAAAAAGAGTTTGTTTATTGGTCAAGAAGGAGTTGTAGACTTATCGCTATTTACACTCGAAGGAGGTGCAAAAAAATCGTTGCGAAATGCAATAAGCAAAGTCAAAGAAAAAGGCTTTAAAACTACTATTTACTCGCCGCCAATAAAGGATGGAGTGCTTCAAAAAATAAAAGCTGTTAGCGATGAATGGTTAGACAGTACAGGAAGAAGCGAAATTATATTTTCTCAAGGTAGATTTGATTGGGAAGAGCTTAAACAGCAAACGATTATTACGGTTGATAACGCCGAAGAAAAAGTTGTTGCTTTCTTAAATGTAATTCCCGATTATGCTGAAAATGAAGGAACTTACGATTTAATCCGTAAAACGAACGATGCGCCAAACGGTATAATGGATTTTATTCTTATTGAACTTTTCACTTATTTAAAATCGCAAAATTGTGAAGCTGTAAATCTAGGACTGGCCGCTATGAGCGGAATTGAGGAAGCGAATACTTTTCCTGAAAAATCAATGAAGTTTGCTTACGAAAGAATCAAATTCTTTTCGCATTATAAAGGTTTGCGAGATTTTAAGGAAAAATTTTCTCCCATTTGGCACAACAAATACTTGGTGTATTCTCATGATTACGATTTGCTTCAAGCTCCAATTGTTCTTAATAAAGTTGTAAAACCATAA
- a CDS encoding serine hydrolase domain-containing protein, with translation MKNFLITLSLILCNIMAYSQKGTIPADNLLKTKLDSLVNKSALPFMSESSRVGLSIGIIKDGKEYFYNYGSTQKEKQVLPTSNTLYELASNSKTFSSTLLARAVLNKKVTLTDDIRKYLKGDYPNLQYKGTPITLLNLANLTSALPNWMPDSREIFAKANPDSIAYILDAVHRKYSRQQFYTDLHDVKLDTVPGAISRHCNTAAQLLGHIMETVYGEKFGTLIKKEFTTPLKMKNTVLLGNVKLPASMAFGYDAKGRKMPFIDWEDMQVAASIASSTSDMLQYIKYHLNEKNADAKLTHQPTFGDLKNGAIGLNWKITKPENGPVRISHTGGSLGFSSYVVFSPESNSGIILFANDSDMKTQNELIKLAETILY, from the coding sequence ATGAAAAATTTTCTAATCACATTAAGCCTAATACTATGTAATATAATGGCTTATTCTCAAAAAGGCACAATTCCTGCCGACAATCTGCTTAAAACCAAATTGGACTCTCTGGTTAACAAATCTGCTCTTCCGTTTATGTCAGAAAGTTCAAGAGTTGGTCTTTCTATCGGAATTATAAAAGATGGAAAAGAATATTTCTACAACTACGGTTCTACTCAAAAAGAAAAACAAGTTCTTCCTACTTCAAATACACTTTACGAACTGGCTTCAAACAGTAAAACATTCTCTTCAACATTACTAGCAAGAGCTGTTCTCAACAAAAAAGTAACTCTTACAGATGATATTAGAAAATATTTGAAAGGAGATTATCCAAATCTTCAATATAAAGGAACGCCAATTACACTACTAAATCTTGCTAACCTTACTTCTGCCCTTCCAAACTGGATGCCTGATAGCAGAGAGATTTTCGCGAAAGCCAACCCCGATTCTATTGCTTATATATTAGACGCCGTGCATCGAAAATATAGCAGACAACAATTTTATACCGATTTGCATGATGTGAAATTAGATACAGTTCCTGGAGCAATTTCTAGACATTGCAACACAGCAGCGCAATTATTAGGTCATATTATGGAAACAGTTTATGGAGAAAAGTTTGGCACACTTATAAAGAAAGAATTTACAACTCCGCTTAAAATGAAAAATACCGTTTTATTAGGCAATGTTAAACTTCCTGCTTCAATGGCATTTGGATATGATGCAAAAGGAAGAAAAATGCCTTTTATAGATTGGGAAGATATGCAGGTTGCGGCATCAATAGCTTCTTCAACATCAGATATGCTACAATACATTAAATATCATTTGAATGAAAAAAATGCAGATGCAAAATTAACACATCAGCCAACTTTTGGAGATCTTAAGAATGGTGCAATAGGCTTAAACTGGAAAATAACCAAACCAGAAAATGGTCCAGTAAGAATTTCGCATACTGGAGGAAGTTTAGGTTTTAGTTCTTATGTTGTCTTTTCTCCAGAATCTAATTCGGGAATTATTCTCTTTGCAAACGACTCTGATATGAAAACACAGAATGAGCTCATCAAATTGGCCGAAACAATATTGTATTAA
- a CDS encoding bestrophin family protein: MIIKKKDNWFKMLFEWKGSVLPQLLPRLFLLFLFSFLIVYYKSFLLEYNLHINPAIFTLFGIALAIFLGFRNNVSYDRFWEGRKLWGALLNDTRSLARQSITLLNTKENKLESQKFINLLIAFVYALKHQLRNTNSTEDFNRLLPSDFKEQLKDVHFKPIIILRELGLWVKKAKEEGKIDGMAQLAFEENLNKLSDIVGGCERIASTPIPYTYSVLLHRTVYIYCFILPFGFVETLGWITPFAIVFIAYTFVALEAIADELEEPFGVQPNDLALDAMSLMIENTLLELNDQKTIEKKTPNQYYIT, from the coding sequence ATGATTATTAAGAAAAAAGACAACTGGTTTAAAATGCTCTTTGAATGGAAGGGTTCTGTTTTACCCCAATTGCTTCCACGATTGTTTCTACTCTTTTTGTTTTCCTTCCTTATTGTTTATTATAAATCTTTTCTTCTCGAATATAATCTTCACATTAATCCAGCAATTTTTACTTTGTTCGGAATTGCGCTTGCCATATTTCTTGGTTTTAGAAATAATGTAAGTTATGATCGTTTTTGGGAAGGAAGAAAACTTTGGGGCGCTCTTTTAAACGATACCAGATCGCTAGCCAGACAAAGCATTACACTTTTAAATACAAAAGAAAACAAATTAGAAAGCCAAAAGTTCATTAATCTTTTAATTGCATTTGTTTATGCTTTAAAACATCAATTACGAAATACCAATTCTACAGAAGATTTTAATCGTTTGCTTCCTTCAGACTTTAAAGAACAATTGAAAGATGTTCATTTTAAGCCAATTATTATTTTAAGAGAATTAGGTTTATGGGTAAAAAAAGCAAAAGAAGAGGGCAAAATTGACGGAATGGCGCAATTGGCATTCGAGGAAAATTTAAATAAACTTTCGGATATTGTTGGCGGATGCGAAAGAATTGCCAGTACTCCTATTCCGTACACTTATAGCGTATTATTGCATAGAACTGTTTATATCTATTGTTTTATACTTCCGTTTGGATTTGTAGAAACATTAGGATGGATCACGCCTTTTGCAATTGTTTTTATTGCTTATACTTTTGTAGCCTTAGAAGCTATTGCCGACGAATTAGAAGAACCATTTGGCGTTCAGCCAAATGATCTAGCTTTAGATGCAATGTCTCTTATGATTGAAAATACACTTTTAGAATTAAACGATCAAAAGACGATTGAAAAGAAAACTCCTAACCAATATTATATTACCTAA
- a CDS encoding response regulator transcription factor: MNKVLLVEDDPRVASFITRGLEEQLYQVKNVSKGFDAINEVMENTYDIIILDIMLSDISGFEVCEVLRNRKIIVPILILSALDTPQEKVRGLKAGADDYLAKPFLFEELLARINAQLRRTEFSTGVLDFQSYAGIKINMKEQSASRDGKELNLSSRELKLLIFFMKNRETALSRIAIAEAVWHMDLDMSINTVDVYINYLRNKIDKNFPFPLIHTIKGTGYMLKDKSNES; the protein is encoded by the coding sequence ATGAACAAAGTTTTATTAGTCGAAGACGATCCGAGAGTTGCTTCTTTTATTACAAGAGGACTTGAAGAGCAATTGTATCAGGTAAAAAATGTCAGCAAAGGTTTTGACGCCATTAACGAAGTAATGGAAAACACCTATGATATTATCATTCTTGATATTATGCTTTCTGATATTTCTGGTTTTGAAGTCTGCGAAGTTTTAAGAAATCGAAAAATAATTGTTCCTATTCTTATTTTAAGTGCACTCGATACTCCACAAGAAAAAGTTAGAGGACTGAAAGCCGGAGCCGATGATTATTTGGCAAAGCCCTTTTTGTTTGAAGAACTTCTAGCGCGAATCAATGCACAACTTCGTCGCACAGAATTTAGCACTGGCGTTTTGGATTTTCAGTCGTATGCCGGAATCAAAATTAATATGAAAGAACAAAGCGCCAGCAGAGATGGTAAAGAACTTAATCTTTCTTCGAGAGAATTAAAACTTCTGATCTTTTTTATGAAAAACCGAGAAACTGCTTTGTCTAGAATTGCCATTGCAGAAGCTGTTTGGCACATGGATCTTGATATGAGCATTAATACTGTTGATGTTTATATTAATTATTTAAGAAATAAAATCGACAAGAATTTTCCTTTTCCGCTGATACATACCATAAAAGGTACCGGATATATGCTTAAAGATAAATCTAATGAATCTTAA